One Microplitis demolitor isolate Queensland-Clemson2020A chromosome 2, iyMicDemo2.1a, whole genome shotgun sequence DNA segment encodes these proteins:
- the LOC103579636 gene encoding protein lingerer isoform X3 has product MSSGNKSLVSSGGRGTNKSKSQQHGKSDQHHSKTTDTARHEKGQSNKDQAKHAQIIDTRPGGIEDSGLKDQIKQIMEVTRKSEDEVIMALHDSDWDFNRAVNDLLEGVSSEWEVKKKKPRQPSGSKQGADQSGDHDESGGGDWEERRHQRGGGPPRLRGRANHDNRGLISGRGRENKENERNMEDNVREGAFGGGRRGRGGPGRSGRGGRGGGRGLGPRTFANRGDSSSGAHSFNRPIDTWTGSEEQQQSNQEAKIASDPWNNLEPSEDWENEEYTGSLADTKVFTPSTSMNDQVTMEESNIASETAVQSNVQSGNLGLPQEDLSKLTEVQVMQSQQSSMIQSQSSQSQQSQQALGMPTQMQLSQQSNTLTAAQSQYLTQLTQQTSENYKSANQSAFSSMAISGQTQRQTKQRPRVPPPSKIPSSAVEMPADTVNSNIGFLDVQFGAMEFGNDTTTIDATANDKYNSSSANISGIDVSSNVTASGIANSTTSSNTLDIDTAQQGGSYNASSQMIASPNNAGVTYGNTSTSSATYQSQKTSYQGTNAASSNSYNAYSSTGGKSVQSSFPTVPGGNTNSYTTTTSVSQSGYSGSYPQSNASTFSQASPSAPSSTGTSAYNQTTASNQGYQSSSGFVPATTAQYQGQQSASTGVNSNTGYQASNYQGTSSFQSTSQAYQPSATTFTSPMTQANSSAYQNTAHSVYASAYGNYNTQSQTPSHTHTKLSTASGKDSQYDNVTTSSSSLATTTAPALGLSSTSVNSSQTKVSSSNAVPKSTSSGSTGTGTSGSITGASSAGGTASSMTPMLSHQYIMSQGVPYPTFQQPLYSYEDLQLMQQRLPHMTTGPATSLGGGRSDALSGVQGVQGVQGVQGAYTSISDGRFARNDSNASPVPSTMSQQTATQHQQPMMNPALPPGYAYFTYGGSIMPGSFQYSGPIYPQMATAGNAGTNSGAYNAKPGSYGSGYGGGASYDTLTNAGPTGDYKGAGSGYTGTQTGKTGTSTGNNNSGASSATDIGATMYAKSHVALSKVNSYDKQTFHSATPPPFGLTGNQTAGMPGGYGAPHLFISTMPHTQHLHQPLHQDGGSSSGQRSNTSSQNKAQAKPGYSSNYWTAGN; this is encoded by the exons ATGAGTTCAGGCAATAAATCGTTGGTGTCCTCCGGTGGGAGAGGAACCAACAAAAGTAAGTCTCAACAACATGGCAAATCAGATCAGCATCATTCTAAGACTACAGATACGGCTAGACATGAAAAAGGACAA TCTAACAAAGATCAGGCGAAACATGCACAAATAATTGATACTCGACCAGGTGGAATTGAAGATTCAGGTCTGAAGGATCAGATAAAGCAAATCATGGAGGTGACTCGTAAATCAGAGGACGAGGTTATCATGGCCCTTCATGACAGCGATTGGGATTTCAATCGTGCTGTGAATGACCTTCTCGAGGGCGTTTCTTCCGAGTGGGAGGTGAAAAAGAAGAAACCTCGTCAGCCAAGTGGTTCCAAGCAGGGTGCCGACCAGTCCGGCGATCATGATGAAAGTGGAGGTGGTGATTGGGAAGAAAGGCGTCATCAGCGAGGCGGTGGTCCTCCTCGTCTTCGGGGTCGGGCTAATCATGATAATCGCGGTT TAATTTCAGGGCGTGGTCGAGAAAACAAGGAAAACGAGAGAAACATGGAGGACAATGTACGCGAAGGTGCTTTCGGTGGTGGCCGACGTGGCCGAGGAGGACCAGGTAGATCCGGTCGCGGTGGGAGAGGTGGTGGCCGAGGTCTTGGTCCGCGTACTTTCGCCAATCGCGGTGACTCTTCCTCTGGTGCCCATAGCTTCAATCGTCCTATCGACACTTGGACTGGCAGCGAAGAACAACAGCAGAGTAATCAAGAAGCTAAAATAGCAAGTGATCCTTGGAACAACTTGGAACCATCGGAGGATTGGGAAAATGAAGAGTACACTGGCTCTTTAGCTGACACCAAGGTTTTTACACCGAGCACATCAATGAACGATCAAGTGACAATGGAGGAATCTAATATTGCGTCGGAGACAGCTGTACAATCAAACGTTCAGTCTGGTAATCTTGGACTACCGCAAgaagatttatcaaaattaactGAAGTTCAAGTAATGCAATCACAGCAATCATCAATGATTCAATCACAGTCTTCGCAATCTCAACAGTCTCAACAGGCGCTTGGTATGCCAACGCAGATGCAACTGTCACAGCAGTCTAATACATTAACTGCTGCTCAGAGTCAATATCTCACTCAATTAACTCAACAGACTAGCGAAAATTATAAGAGCGCAAACCAGTCCGCTTTCTCATCGATGGCTATTTCTGGACAAACTCAGAGGCAAACCAAACAACGCCCGCGGGTCCCACCACCATCGAAAATTCCTTCAAGTGCCGTTGAGATGCCAGCTGATACTGTTAACAGCAACATCGGCTTTCTGGATGTACAATTCGGTGCTATGGAGTTTGGTAACGACACCACCACTATCGATGCTACAGCTAATGATAAATACAACTCATCATCTGCAAATATTTCCGGTATCGATGTATCTTCCAATGTAACTGCCTCGGGTATTGCTAATTCTACAACTTCATCCAATACTCTAGACATTGATACAGCACAGCAAGGTGGCTCTTATAATGCATCGTCTCAAATGATCGCATCACCAAACAACGCTGGTGTTACTTACGGCAACACCAGCACAAGTTCAGCAACGTATCAGTCTCAAAAAACGTCATATCAAGGAACTAATGCAGCATCATCAAACAGCTACAATGCGTACTCTTCAACCGGTGGAAAATCAGTTCAGTCATCCTTCCCAACTGTTCCTGGTGGCAATACCAACAGCTATACAACGACAACATCAGTTTCTCAGTCTGGCTACAGCGGCTCTTATCCTCAATCAAACGCTTCGACCTTCAGTCAAGCCTCTCCTTCAGCGCCGTCATCTACGGGCACGTCTGCGTACAATCAAACTACTGCGTCTAACCAAGGATACCAGTCATCAAGTGGATTTGTCCCGGCAACAACCGCTCAGTATCAAGGACAGCAATCAGCCAGTACTGGAGTTAACAGCAACACTGGCTATCAGGCATCAAACTATCAGGGTACCTCTTCATTCCAGTCCACTTCACAGGCCTATCAACCGTCCGCTACAACATTTACTTCTCCCATGACTCAGGCGAATAGCAGCGCCTATCAAAATACAGCGCACtcg gTTTATGCAAGTGCCTATGGCAATTATAACACTCAATCGCAAACGCCATCGCACACTCACACAAAACTAAGTACTGCCTCTGGTAAAGATTCTCAGTATGACAATGTAACAACGAGCAGCAGCTCTTTAGCAACGACTACTGCACCAGCATTAGGACTGTCCTCAACTTCTGTGAATAGTTCACAGACTAAAGTGTCAAGTTCAAATG ctgTGCCAAAAAGTACATCGAGTGGTAGCACGGGAACAGGAACAAGTGGGAGTATTACTGGAGCCAGCAGCGCAGGAGGAACTGCTAGTAGCATGACTCCTATGCTAAGTCATCAGTATATTATGAGTCAAGGTGTACCTTATCCGACGTTTCAGCAGCCACTGTACAGTTATGAAGACTTGCAACTGATGCAGCAGAGATTACCCCACATG ACGACTGGTCCAGCAACAAGTCTCGGAGGTGGAAGGAGCGACGCATTATCGGGTGTTCAAGGAGTCCAAGGTGTCCAAGGAGTCCAAGGTGCCTACACTAGTATCAGTGACGGAAGATTCGCGAGGAACGACAGCAACGCTTCACCAGTTCCATCAACAATGTCGCAACAg actGCAACGCAACATCAGCAACCAATGATGAATCCGGCATTGCCACCCGGTTACGCTTATTTTACTTATGGAGGTAGTATAATGCCAGGAAGTTTTCAGTATAGTGGACCTATTTATCCA cAAATGGCAACAGCGGGAAATGCCGGCACAAACAGTGGTGCGTACAACGCTAAACCTGGTAGTTACGGTTCTGGTTACGGTGGAGGTGCGAGCTACGATACACTCACTAATGCTGGGCCGACTGGTGACTACAAAGGCGCTGGTAGTGGATATACTGGAACTCAGACTGGTAAGACTGGTACTTCGACGGGTAACAATAATTCAGGAGCATCATCAGCCACTGATATTGGCGCAACGATGTACGCCAAAAGTCACGTTGCTCTTAGCAAAGTAAat tcaTATGACAAACAGACTTTCCACTCGGCAACACCGCCGCCCTTTGGTTTGACTGGCAACCAGACTGCAGGAATGCCTGGTGGTTATGGTGCTCCGCACTTGTTTATTTCAACAATGCCACATACACAGCATCTCCATCAGCCATTGCATCAGGATGGTGGTAGTAGCTCTGGACAAAGATCTAATACAAGCTCGCAAAATAAAGCACAGGCTAAGCCCGGTTATAGTTCAAACTACTGGACTGCTggtaattaa
- the LOC103579636 gene encoding protein lingerer isoform X2 encodes MSSGNKSLVSSGGRGTNKSKSQQHGKSDQHHSKTTDTARHEKGQSNKDQAKHAQIIDTRPGGIEDSGLKDQIKQIMEVTRKSEDEVIMALHDSDWDFNRAVNDLLEGVSSEWEVKKKKPRQPSGSKQGADQSGDHDESGGGDWEERRHQRGGGPPRLRGRANHDNRGWRGRENKENERNMEDNVREGAFGGGRRGRGGPGRSGRGGRGGGRGLGPRTFANRGDSSSGAHSFNRPIDTWTGSEEQQQSNQEAKIASDPWNNLEPSEDWENEEYTGSLADTKVFTPSTSMNDQVTMEESNIASETAVQSNVQSGNLGLPQEDLSKLTEVQVMQSQQSSMIQSQSSQSQQSQQALGMPTQMQLSQQSNTLTAAQSQYLTQLTQQTSENYKSANQSAFSSMAISGQTQRQTKQRPRVPPPSKIPSSAVEMPADTVNSNIGFLDVQFGAMEFGNDTTTIDATANDKYNSSSANISGIDVSSNVTASGIANSTTSSNTLDIDTAQQGGSYNASSQMIASPNNAGVTYGNTSTSSATYQSQKTSYQGTNAASSNSYNAYSSTGGKSVQSSFPTVPGGNTNSYTTTTSVSQSGYSGSYPQSNASTFSQASPSAPSSTGTSAYNQTTASNQGYQSSSGFVPATTAQYQGQQSASTGVNSNTGYQASNYQGTSSFQSTSQAYQPSATTFTSPMTQANSSAYQNTAHSVYASAYGNYNTQSQTPSHTHTKLSTASGKDSQYDNVTTSSSSLATTTAPALGLSSTSVNSSQTKVSSSNAVPKSTSSGSTGTGTSGSITGASSAGGTASSMTPMLSHQYIMSQGVPYPTFQQPLYSYEDLQLMQQRLPHMPTTGYYDAALGYQTTGPATSLGGGRSDALSGVQGVQGVQGVQGAYTSISDGRFARNDSNASPVPSTMSQQTATQHQQPMMNPALPPGYAYFTYGGSIMPGSFQYSGPIYPQMATAGNAGTNSGAYNAKPGSYGSGYGGGASYDTLTNAGPTGDYKGAGSGYTGTQTGKTGTSTGNNNSGASSATDIGATMYAKSHVALSKVNSYDKQTFHSATPPPFGLTGNQTAGMPGGYGAPHLFISTMPHTQHLHQPLHQDGGSSSGQRSNTSSQNKAQAKPGYSSNYWTAGN; translated from the exons ATGAGTTCAGGCAATAAATCGTTGGTGTCCTCCGGTGGGAGAGGAACCAACAAAAGTAAGTCTCAACAACATGGCAAATCAGATCAGCATCATTCTAAGACTACAGATACGGCTAGACATGAAAAAGGACAA TCTAACAAAGATCAGGCGAAACATGCACAAATAATTGATACTCGACCAGGTGGAATTGAAGATTCAGGTCTGAAGGATCAGATAAAGCAAATCATGGAGGTGACTCGTAAATCAGAGGACGAGGTTATCATGGCCCTTCATGACAGCGATTGGGATTTCAATCGTGCTGTGAATGACCTTCTCGAGGGCGTTTCTTCCGAGTGGGAGGTGAAAAAGAAGAAACCTCGTCAGCCAAGTGGTTCCAAGCAGGGTGCCGACCAGTCCGGCGATCATGATGAAAGTGGAGGTGGTGATTGGGAAGAAAGGCGTCATCAGCGAGGCGGTGGTCCTCCTCGTCTTCGGGGTCGGGCTAATCATGATAATCGCGGTT GGCGTGGTCGAGAAAACAAGGAAAACGAGAGAAACATGGAGGACAATGTACGCGAAGGTGCTTTCGGTGGTGGCCGACGTGGCCGAGGAGGACCAGGTAGATCCGGTCGCGGTGGGAGAGGTGGTGGCCGAGGTCTTGGTCCGCGTACTTTCGCCAATCGCGGTGACTCTTCCTCTGGTGCCCATAGCTTCAATCGTCCTATCGACACTTGGACTGGCAGCGAAGAACAACAGCAGAGTAATCAAGAAGCTAAAATAGCAAGTGATCCTTGGAACAACTTGGAACCATCGGAGGATTGGGAAAATGAAGAGTACACTGGCTCTTTAGCTGACACCAAGGTTTTTACACCGAGCACATCAATGAACGATCAAGTGACAATGGAGGAATCTAATATTGCGTCGGAGACAGCTGTACAATCAAACGTTCAGTCTGGTAATCTTGGACTACCGCAAgaagatttatcaaaattaactGAAGTTCAAGTAATGCAATCACAGCAATCATCAATGATTCAATCACAGTCTTCGCAATCTCAACAGTCTCAACAGGCGCTTGGTATGCCAACGCAGATGCAACTGTCACAGCAGTCTAATACATTAACTGCTGCTCAGAGTCAATATCTCACTCAATTAACTCAACAGACTAGCGAAAATTATAAGAGCGCAAACCAGTCCGCTTTCTCATCGATGGCTATTTCTGGACAAACTCAGAGGCAAACCAAACAACGCCCGCGGGTCCCACCACCATCGAAAATTCCTTCAAGTGCCGTTGAGATGCCAGCTGATACTGTTAACAGCAACATCGGCTTTCTGGATGTACAATTCGGTGCTATGGAGTTTGGTAACGACACCACCACTATCGATGCTACAGCTAATGATAAATACAACTCATCATCTGCAAATATTTCCGGTATCGATGTATCTTCCAATGTAACTGCCTCGGGTATTGCTAATTCTACAACTTCATCCAATACTCTAGACATTGATACAGCACAGCAAGGTGGCTCTTATAATGCATCGTCTCAAATGATCGCATCACCAAACAACGCTGGTGTTACTTACGGCAACACCAGCACAAGTTCAGCAACGTATCAGTCTCAAAAAACGTCATATCAAGGAACTAATGCAGCATCATCAAACAGCTACAATGCGTACTCTTCAACCGGTGGAAAATCAGTTCAGTCATCCTTCCCAACTGTTCCTGGTGGCAATACCAACAGCTATACAACGACAACATCAGTTTCTCAGTCTGGCTACAGCGGCTCTTATCCTCAATCAAACGCTTCGACCTTCAGTCAAGCCTCTCCTTCAGCGCCGTCATCTACGGGCACGTCTGCGTACAATCAAACTACTGCGTCTAACCAAGGATACCAGTCATCAAGTGGATTTGTCCCGGCAACAACCGCTCAGTATCAAGGACAGCAATCAGCCAGTACTGGAGTTAACAGCAACACTGGCTATCAGGCATCAAACTATCAGGGTACCTCTTCATTCCAGTCCACTTCACAGGCCTATCAACCGTCCGCTACAACATTTACTTCTCCCATGACTCAGGCGAATAGCAGCGCCTATCAAAATACAGCGCACtcg gTTTATGCAAGTGCCTATGGCAATTATAACACTCAATCGCAAACGCCATCGCACACTCACACAAAACTAAGTACTGCCTCTGGTAAAGATTCTCAGTATGACAATGTAACAACGAGCAGCAGCTCTTTAGCAACGACTACTGCACCAGCATTAGGACTGTCCTCAACTTCTGTGAATAGTTCACAGACTAAAGTGTCAAGTTCAAATG ctgTGCCAAAAAGTACATCGAGTGGTAGCACGGGAACAGGAACAAGTGGGAGTATTACTGGAGCCAGCAGCGCAGGAGGAACTGCTAGTAGCATGACTCCTATGCTAAGTCATCAGTATATTATGAGTCAAGGTGTACCTTATCCGACGTTTCAGCAGCCACTGTACAGTTATGAAGACTTGCAACTGATGCAGCAGAGATTACCCCACATG CCAACTACTGGTTACTATGACGCGGCACTGGGGTATCAGACGACTGGTCCAGCAACAAGTCTCGGAGGTGGAAGGAGCGACGCATTATCGGGTGTTCAAGGAGTCCAAGGTGTCCAAGGAGTCCAAGGTGCCTACACTAGTATCAGTGACGGAAGATTCGCGAGGAACGACAGCAACGCTTCACCAGTTCCATCAACAATGTCGCAACAg actGCAACGCAACATCAGCAACCAATGATGAATCCGGCATTGCCACCCGGTTACGCTTATTTTACTTATGGAGGTAGTATAATGCCAGGAAGTTTTCAGTATAGTGGACCTATTTATCCA cAAATGGCAACAGCGGGAAATGCCGGCACAAACAGTGGTGCGTACAACGCTAAACCTGGTAGTTACGGTTCTGGTTACGGTGGAGGTGCGAGCTACGATACACTCACTAATGCTGGGCCGACTGGTGACTACAAAGGCGCTGGTAGTGGATATACTGGAACTCAGACTGGTAAGACTGGTACTTCGACGGGTAACAATAATTCAGGAGCATCATCAGCCACTGATATTGGCGCAACGATGTACGCCAAAAGTCACGTTGCTCTTAGCAAAGTAAat tcaTATGACAAACAGACTTTCCACTCGGCAACACCGCCGCCCTTTGGTTTGACTGGCAACCAGACTGCAGGAATGCCTGGTGGTTATGGTGCTCCGCACTTGTTTATTTCAACAATGCCACATACACAGCATCTCCATCAGCCATTGCATCAGGATGGTGGTAGTAGCTCTGGACAAAGATCTAATACAAGCTCGCAAAATAAAGCACAGGCTAAGCCCGGTTATAGTTCAAACTACTGGACTGCTggtaattaa
- the LOC103579636 gene encoding protein lingerer isoform X1: MSSGNKSLVSSGGRGTNKSKSQQHGKSDQHHSKTTDTARHEKGQSNKDQAKHAQIIDTRPGGIEDSGLKDQIKQIMEVTRKSEDEVIMALHDSDWDFNRAVNDLLEGVSSEWEVKKKKPRQPSGSKQGADQSGDHDESGGGDWEERRHQRGGGPPRLRGRANHDNRGLISGRGRENKENERNMEDNVREGAFGGGRRGRGGPGRSGRGGRGGGRGLGPRTFANRGDSSSGAHSFNRPIDTWTGSEEQQQSNQEAKIASDPWNNLEPSEDWENEEYTGSLADTKVFTPSTSMNDQVTMEESNIASETAVQSNVQSGNLGLPQEDLSKLTEVQVMQSQQSSMIQSQSSQSQQSQQALGMPTQMQLSQQSNTLTAAQSQYLTQLTQQTSENYKSANQSAFSSMAISGQTQRQTKQRPRVPPPSKIPSSAVEMPADTVNSNIGFLDVQFGAMEFGNDTTTIDATANDKYNSSSANISGIDVSSNVTASGIANSTTSSNTLDIDTAQQGGSYNASSQMIASPNNAGVTYGNTSTSSATYQSQKTSYQGTNAASSNSYNAYSSTGGKSVQSSFPTVPGGNTNSYTTTTSVSQSGYSGSYPQSNASTFSQASPSAPSSTGTSAYNQTTASNQGYQSSSGFVPATTAQYQGQQSASTGVNSNTGYQASNYQGTSSFQSTSQAYQPSATTFTSPMTQANSSAYQNTAHSVYASAYGNYNTQSQTPSHTHTKLSTASGKDSQYDNVTTSSSSLATTTAPALGLSSTSVNSSQTKVSSSNAVPKSTSSGSTGTGTSGSITGASSAGGTASSMTPMLSHQYIMSQGVPYPTFQQPLYSYEDLQLMQQRLPHMPTTGYYDAALGYQTTGPATSLGGGRSDALSGVQGVQGVQGVQGAYTSISDGRFARNDSNASPVPSTMSQQTATQHQQPMMNPALPPGYAYFTYGGSIMPGSFQYSGPIYPQMATAGNAGTNSGAYNAKPGSYGSGYGGGASYDTLTNAGPTGDYKGAGSGYTGTQTGKTGTSTGNNNSGASSATDIGATMYAKSHVALSKVNSYDKQTFHSATPPPFGLTGNQTAGMPGGYGAPHLFISTMPHTQHLHQPLHQDGGSSSGQRSNTSSQNKAQAKPGYSSNYWTAGN, encoded by the exons ATGAGTTCAGGCAATAAATCGTTGGTGTCCTCCGGTGGGAGAGGAACCAACAAAAGTAAGTCTCAACAACATGGCAAATCAGATCAGCATCATTCTAAGACTACAGATACGGCTAGACATGAAAAAGGACAA TCTAACAAAGATCAGGCGAAACATGCACAAATAATTGATACTCGACCAGGTGGAATTGAAGATTCAGGTCTGAAGGATCAGATAAAGCAAATCATGGAGGTGACTCGTAAATCAGAGGACGAGGTTATCATGGCCCTTCATGACAGCGATTGGGATTTCAATCGTGCTGTGAATGACCTTCTCGAGGGCGTTTCTTCCGAGTGGGAGGTGAAAAAGAAGAAACCTCGTCAGCCAAGTGGTTCCAAGCAGGGTGCCGACCAGTCCGGCGATCATGATGAAAGTGGAGGTGGTGATTGGGAAGAAAGGCGTCATCAGCGAGGCGGTGGTCCTCCTCGTCTTCGGGGTCGGGCTAATCATGATAATCGCGGTT TAATTTCAGGGCGTGGTCGAGAAAACAAGGAAAACGAGAGAAACATGGAGGACAATGTACGCGAAGGTGCTTTCGGTGGTGGCCGACGTGGCCGAGGAGGACCAGGTAGATCCGGTCGCGGTGGGAGAGGTGGTGGCCGAGGTCTTGGTCCGCGTACTTTCGCCAATCGCGGTGACTCTTCCTCTGGTGCCCATAGCTTCAATCGTCCTATCGACACTTGGACTGGCAGCGAAGAACAACAGCAGAGTAATCAAGAAGCTAAAATAGCAAGTGATCCTTGGAACAACTTGGAACCATCGGAGGATTGGGAAAATGAAGAGTACACTGGCTCTTTAGCTGACACCAAGGTTTTTACACCGAGCACATCAATGAACGATCAAGTGACAATGGAGGAATCTAATATTGCGTCGGAGACAGCTGTACAATCAAACGTTCAGTCTGGTAATCTTGGACTACCGCAAgaagatttatcaaaattaactGAAGTTCAAGTAATGCAATCACAGCAATCATCAATGATTCAATCACAGTCTTCGCAATCTCAACAGTCTCAACAGGCGCTTGGTATGCCAACGCAGATGCAACTGTCACAGCAGTCTAATACATTAACTGCTGCTCAGAGTCAATATCTCACTCAATTAACTCAACAGACTAGCGAAAATTATAAGAGCGCAAACCAGTCCGCTTTCTCATCGATGGCTATTTCTGGACAAACTCAGAGGCAAACCAAACAACGCCCGCGGGTCCCACCACCATCGAAAATTCCTTCAAGTGCCGTTGAGATGCCAGCTGATACTGTTAACAGCAACATCGGCTTTCTGGATGTACAATTCGGTGCTATGGAGTTTGGTAACGACACCACCACTATCGATGCTACAGCTAATGATAAATACAACTCATCATCTGCAAATATTTCCGGTATCGATGTATCTTCCAATGTAACTGCCTCGGGTATTGCTAATTCTACAACTTCATCCAATACTCTAGACATTGATACAGCACAGCAAGGTGGCTCTTATAATGCATCGTCTCAAATGATCGCATCACCAAACAACGCTGGTGTTACTTACGGCAACACCAGCACAAGTTCAGCAACGTATCAGTCTCAAAAAACGTCATATCAAGGAACTAATGCAGCATCATCAAACAGCTACAATGCGTACTCTTCAACCGGTGGAAAATCAGTTCAGTCATCCTTCCCAACTGTTCCTGGTGGCAATACCAACAGCTATACAACGACAACATCAGTTTCTCAGTCTGGCTACAGCGGCTCTTATCCTCAATCAAACGCTTCGACCTTCAGTCAAGCCTCTCCTTCAGCGCCGTCATCTACGGGCACGTCTGCGTACAATCAAACTACTGCGTCTAACCAAGGATACCAGTCATCAAGTGGATTTGTCCCGGCAACAACCGCTCAGTATCAAGGACAGCAATCAGCCAGTACTGGAGTTAACAGCAACACTGGCTATCAGGCATCAAACTATCAGGGTACCTCTTCATTCCAGTCCACTTCACAGGCCTATCAACCGTCCGCTACAACATTTACTTCTCCCATGACTCAGGCGAATAGCAGCGCCTATCAAAATACAGCGCACtcg gTTTATGCAAGTGCCTATGGCAATTATAACACTCAATCGCAAACGCCATCGCACACTCACACAAAACTAAGTACTGCCTCTGGTAAAGATTCTCAGTATGACAATGTAACAACGAGCAGCAGCTCTTTAGCAACGACTACTGCACCAGCATTAGGACTGTCCTCAACTTCTGTGAATAGTTCACAGACTAAAGTGTCAAGTTCAAATG ctgTGCCAAAAAGTACATCGAGTGGTAGCACGGGAACAGGAACAAGTGGGAGTATTACTGGAGCCAGCAGCGCAGGAGGAACTGCTAGTAGCATGACTCCTATGCTAAGTCATCAGTATATTATGAGTCAAGGTGTACCTTATCCGACGTTTCAGCAGCCACTGTACAGTTATGAAGACTTGCAACTGATGCAGCAGAGATTACCCCACATG CCAACTACTGGTTACTATGACGCGGCACTGGGGTATCAGACGACTGGTCCAGCAACAAGTCTCGGAGGTGGAAGGAGCGACGCATTATCGGGTGTTCAAGGAGTCCAAGGTGTCCAAGGAGTCCAAGGTGCCTACACTAGTATCAGTGACGGAAGATTCGCGAGGAACGACAGCAACGCTTCACCAGTTCCATCAACAATGTCGCAACAg actGCAACGCAACATCAGCAACCAATGATGAATCCGGCATTGCCACCCGGTTACGCTTATTTTACTTATGGAGGTAGTATAATGCCAGGAAGTTTTCAGTATAGTGGACCTATTTATCCA cAAATGGCAACAGCGGGAAATGCCGGCACAAACAGTGGTGCGTACAACGCTAAACCTGGTAGTTACGGTTCTGGTTACGGTGGAGGTGCGAGCTACGATACACTCACTAATGCTGGGCCGACTGGTGACTACAAAGGCGCTGGTAGTGGATATACTGGAACTCAGACTGGTAAGACTGGTACTTCGACGGGTAACAATAATTCAGGAGCATCATCAGCCACTGATATTGGCGCAACGATGTACGCCAAAAGTCACGTTGCTCTTAGCAAAGTAAat tcaTATGACAAACAGACTTTCCACTCGGCAACACCGCCGCCCTTTGGTTTGACTGGCAACCAGACTGCAGGAATGCCTGGTGGTTATGGTGCTCCGCACTTGTTTATTTCAACAATGCCACATACACAGCATCTCCATCAGCCATTGCATCAGGATGGTGGTAGTAGCTCTGGACAAAGATCTAATACAAGCTCGCAAAATAAAGCACAGGCTAAGCCCGGTTATAGTTCAAACTACTGGACTGCTggtaattaa